In the genome of Desulfuromonadales bacterium, one region contains:
- a CDS encoding methyltransferase codes for MPIESFRDLLRLAHGFEQTKVFFTANDLDLFSRLGEGRGSADLAFELGVDGRALGLLLNALTAMGLLEKAGDRYRNAPVANEFLVQGKNYRGSIFRHIHHCWEAWNDLPQVLRAGHPDAAREAAILGEREDWTRDFIRGMDDVTRELAPQVARQLDIGDARVLLDVGGGPGTYAEAFLAAHPALREVRLFDLPGALAVGRERLAARGLLDKVRLIEGDFCVHELGSGVDVVWISQVFHSRDEEGCRMLVEKAWRALNPGGMLAVHEFLLDEGKAAPLSAALFAVHMLVMTEGGRTYSGGEISVWMEEVGFVRPEVRRVSEETAVVLARKPG; via the coding sequence ATGCCGATCGAATCGTTCCGCGACCTGCTGCGACTGGCCCATGGTTTTGAGCAAACCAAGGTCTTTTTCACCGCCAACGACCTCGACCTCTTCAGCCGGCTGGGGGAGGGGCGGGGGTCCGCCGACCTCGCCTTCGAACTCGGCGTGGATGGCCGCGCCCTGGGGCTGCTGCTGAATGCCCTGACCGCGATGGGACTGCTGGAGAAGGCGGGCGACCGCTACCGCAATGCCCCGGTCGCGAACGAATTCCTGGTGCAGGGAAAGAACTACCGGGGGAGCATCTTCCGTCACATCCACCACTGCTGGGAGGCGTGGAACGATCTGCCGCAGGTGTTGCGCGCCGGCCATCCTGATGCTGCGCGGGAGGCGGCGATCCTCGGTGAGCGGGAGGATTGGACGCGCGACTTCATCCGCGGCATGGACGATGTCACCCGCGAGCTGGCGCCGCAGGTCGCCCGCCAGCTCGATATCGGCGACGCCCGCGTGCTGCTCGATGTCGGCGGCGGCCCCGGTACCTATGCCGAGGCGTTTCTCGCCGCCCATCCGGCGCTGCGCGAGGTGCGTCTCTTCGACCTGCCGGGGGCTCTGGCGGTGGGACGGGAGCGGCTCGCCGCGCGGGGGCTGCTGGATAAGGTCCGGCTGATCGAGGGGGACTTCTGCGTGCACGAGCTGGGCAGTGGAGTCGACGTCGTCTGGATCTCCCAGGTCTTCCACTCGCGGGACGAGGAAGGGTGCCGGATGCTGGTCGAAAAGGCCTGGCGCGCCCTCAATCCGGGCGGGATGCTGGCGGTGCACGAGTTCCTCCTGGACGAGGGGAAGGCGGCGCCGCTCTCCGCCGCCCTGTTCGCCGTGCACATGCTGGTGATGACCGAAGGCGGCCGTACCTACAGCGGCGGCGAGATCAGCGTCTGGATGGAAGAGGTGGGATTCGTCCGGCCCGAGGTTCGCCGGGTCAGCGAGGAGACCGCCGTGGTTCTGGCCCGCAAGCCCGGCTGA